In Turicibacter sanguinis, a genomic segment contains:
- a CDS encoding sugar nucleotide-binding protein encodes MYGANKLKEEPDVQEILDKFGIICISWVFSKSGNNLIKTILRLI; translated from the coding sequence GTGTACGGCGCTAATAAATTAAAAGAGGAACCAGATGTTCAAGAGATATTAGATAAATTCGGTATTATCTGCATTTCATGGGTTTTTAGTAAGAGTGGGAATAATCTTATAAAAACAATATTGCGATTGATATGA
- the rfbB gene encoding dTDP-glucose 4,6-dehydratase: protein MKLLVTGGAGFIGSNFINYRLKKYPKDTVVNLDALTYAGNLENCQKFESNLNYQFVKGDITDREFIFSLFEKEQFDVVVNFAAESHVDRSITQPDLFLKTNILGTQVLMDASREYKVSRFHQVSTDEVYGDLPLDRPDLLFTESSPLHTSSPYSASKASADLLVLAYYRTFGLPVTISRCSNNYGPYQFPEKLIPLMIRCGLKGEKLPVYGTGCQVRDWLHVEDHCQAIDLILQKGRLGEVYNVGGHNERTNLEVVMTIMRALNISENQLSFVEDRLGHDQRYAIDPTKIQTELGWYPVHSFDDGIQETIEWYLSHQDWCDHIERGEYQKYGNFK from the coding sequence ATGAAACTACTAGTAACAGGTGGAGCAGGTTTTATTGGCTCAAACTTTATTAATTATAGATTGAAAAAATATCCAAAAGACACTGTTGTGAATTTAGATGCTTTAACGTATGCAGGTAATTTGGAAAATTGCCAGAAGTTTGAAAGCAATCTAAATTACCAATTTGTAAAAGGCGATATTACCGATCGAGAGTTTATTTTTTCATTATTTGAAAAAGAGCAATTTGATGTGGTGGTAAACTTTGCGGCTGAGTCTCATGTCGATCGTTCGATTACACAACCGGACCTCTTTTTAAAAACGAATATTTTAGGAACACAAGTGTTGATGGATGCAAGTCGGGAGTATAAGGTTAGTCGATTTCATCAAGTTTCAACAGATGAAGTATACGGAGATCTCCCACTTGATCGACCAGATTTGCTTTTTACAGAATCATCTCCACTTCATACGTCAAGTCCTTATTCTGCTTCTAAAGCATCAGCTGATTTACTTGTACTCGCTTACTACCGGACATTTGGTTTACCAGTGACGATTTCCCGCTGCTCAAATAATTATGGACCCTATCAGTTTCCTGAAAAGCTCATCCCATTAATGATTCGCTGTGGGCTTAAAGGAGAGAAATTACCTGTTTATGGAACGGGGTGTCAGGTCCGTGATTGGTTACATGTTGAGGATCATTGTCAGGCCATTGATTTAATTTTACAAAAGGGGCGTTTGGGTGAAGTCTATAATGTTGGTGGGCATAATGAACGAACAAATTTAGAAGTGGTGATGACGATTATGCGGGCATTGAATATTTCAGAGAATCAATTATCATTTGTTGAAGATCGATTGGGACATGATCAACGTTATGCGATTGATCCAACGAAAATTCAGACTGAACTTGGTTGGTATCCCGTTCATTCATTTGATGATGGGATTCAAGAAACGATTGAGTGGTATTTATCTCATCAGGATTGGTGTGATCACATTGAACGTGGTGAGTATCAAAAGTATGGTAATTTTAAATGA
- a CDS encoding MATE family efflux transporter, with protein MKRLKKEIMLLGIPILIEQILTTTMGMMNTMLSSNLKGQEGINVVSAISMIDSFSYLFISVFTALAIGGTVVVAQYMGRGDCQKANEAAKQGVMSATFISILITIFLFIFNAPLIRLIYNSVEPQVMEYGIKYFGIVLLSFPFMAITLIANGVLRGAGDTKTAAISNVIANIFNIGLTYLFLYVFEWGIIGAALGISLARAIGASYVLWILMSGKKVLKLEKLHHYKPNFKFLRQIFYVGVPAGVESIIFHLGKLLTQVFIGGMGAIAMSSNSIANSIINLINIPGNALTTVSTTIIGQEIGRAEYDEARKSLSYITRFATICLVILGALSIPTAWYLVALYTDHEAVMDYATKLIQLNALATPIWAFSFVLPGGLKGAGDGKYTMKTAITGMWVFRVGLGYLFGVVLKWGVYGIFIAMFVDWAVRGTLYMIRLRGDKWLSHRLTDDEETKEKLKIQAT; from the coding sequence ATGAAACGATTAAAAAAAGAAATCATGCTACTCGGAATTCCCATTTTGATTGAACAGATTTTAACCACTACGATGGGAATGATGAACACCATGCTTTCTTCTAATTTAAAAGGTCAAGAAGGAATTAATGTTGTGTCAGCGATTTCAATGATTGACTCGTTTAGTTACTTGTTTATTTCTGTATTTACAGCATTAGCGATTGGGGGAACTGTTGTTGTTGCACAGTATATGGGGCGAGGAGATTGTCAAAAAGCAAATGAAGCAGCAAAACAAGGGGTAATGTCTGCAACTTTCATTTCAATTTTGATTACCATATTCTTATTTATATTTAATGCGCCACTCATTAGGTTGATTTATAACAGTGTTGAACCACAGGTTATGGAATATGGAATTAAATATTTTGGAATTGTCTTATTAAGTTTCCCATTTATGGCAATTACCTTAATTGCTAATGGAGTATTACGTGGGGCAGGAGATACAAAAACTGCTGCTATTAGCAATGTTATTGCTAACATTTTTAATATTGGATTAACCTATTTATTTCTATATGTCTTTGAATGGGGAATTATCGGTGCAGCTCTTGGAATTTCGCTTGCCCGTGCTATCGGGGCTAGTTATGTCCTATGGATCTTAATGAGTGGGAAAAAGGTGCTCAAACTAGAGAAACTGCATCACTATAAACCAAATTTTAAATTTTTAAGGCAAATTTTTTATGTTGGGGTGCCAGCAGGAGTTGAATCCATTATTTTTCATTTAGGAAAGCTACTGACACAAGTGTTTATTGGGGGAATGGGAGCTATTGCCATGTCTTCGAATTCCATTGCAAATTCCATTATTAACTTAATCAATATTCCGGGGAATGCTCTAACTACTGTCTCGACAACGATTATTGGACAAGAAATTGGGCGAGCGGAATATGATGAGGCTCGAAAAAGTTTAAGCTATATTACCCGCTTCGCCACCATATGTCTTGTTATTTTAGGTGCTTTATCGATTCCAACCGCGTGGTATCTTGTCGCGCTCTACACTGATCATGAAGCTGTGATGGATTATGCAACTAAATTAATTCAACTTAATGCCTTAGCGACACCGATTTGGGCCTTTTCATTTGTTTTACCAGGGGGGCTAAAAGGAGCAGGAGATGGAAAGTATACAATGAAAACAGCGATTACCGGTATGTGGGTCTTCCGCGTAGGACTTGGATATTTATTCGGTGTTGTCTTAAAATGGGGCGTATACGGTATCTTCATTGCCATGTTTGTCGATTGGGCAGTAAGAGGAACGCTATATATGATTCGCCTTCGTGGAGACAAATGGTTATCTCATCGATTGACAGATGATGAAGAAACAAAAGAAAAACTAAAAATTCAGGCTACTTAG
- the kduD gene encoding 2-dehydro-3-deoxy-D-gluconate 5-dehydrogenase KduD — protein sequence MILEQFNLSGKVAIVTGAGVGLGRGMALGLAEAGADIVAVGLGALDEVKEAIEATGRRCLPIQANLMSIDPVQGIIDAAVAEFGHVDILVNNAGIIRREDAVDFSEQNWDDVMNINLKTVFFFCQAMANQFIKQQTGGKIINIASMLSFQGGIRVPSYTASKSGIKGITMAMANEWAKYGININAIAPGYMATDNTAQLRADEKRSTEILDRIPADRWGTPEDLKGPVVFLASSASDYINGYTIAVDGGWLAR from the coding sequence ATGATTTTAGAACAATTCAATTTATCAGGTAAAGTAGCAATCGTAACAGGAGCAGGAGTAGGGTTAGGACGTGGAATGGCTTTAGGATTAGCAGAAGCAGGAGCTGATATTGTAGCAGTTGGGTTAGGAGCTTTAGATGAAGTTAAAGAAGCAATTGAAGCAACAGGTCGTCGTTGTTTACCTATTCAAGCAAACTTAATGTCAATTGATCCAGTTCAAGGAATTATTGATGCAGCGGTAGCTGAATTTGGACATGTTGATATCTTAGTTAACAACGCTGGGATTATTCGTCGTGAAGATGCAGTTGATTTCTCAGAACAAAACTGGGATGATGTGATGAATATCAACTTAAAAACAGTCTTCTTCTTCTGCCAAGCTATGGCAAACCAATTTATTAAACAACAAACGGGTGGAAAAATCATTAACATTGCCTCAATGTTATCATTCCAAGGTGGAATTCGTGTTCCTTCTTATACAGCAAGTAAATCAGGAATCAAAGGAATCACAATGGCCATGGCAAATGAATGGGCTAAATACGGAATCAATATTAATGCAATTGCACCAGGATATATGGCAACTGATAATACAGCACAATTACGTGCTGATGAAAAACGAAGTACAGAAATTTTAGATCGTATTCCTGCTGATCGTTGGGGAACACCTGAAGACTTAAAAGGACCAGTTGTATTCTTAGCAAGCTCAGCAAGTGACTATATCAATGGATATACAATCGCTGTTGATGGTGGATGGTTAGCACGATAA
- a CDS encoding sugar kinase: MKKFVTLGEIMQRLTPPNHDKLEQCTSLNVTYGGSEANIAIALANFGHDVRFATKLPNNPLGVAAYRSLRQYGIDLSPTIMGGDILGTYYVEVGHSIRSSNVVYNRKHSAIANIKYDELSLTDILKDRTHLHVSGITLALGEDLKNFTIDLVKKAFDLGLIISFDFNYRAKLWTVEEAAQAIRQVLPYVHIVFASLYDIETIGGYTTGEEYATVEAHRQGVFTHFMNHSNCKCIFGTMREQHSTHQNSLSAYCYTAEGLVHYTKKYTFEIVDRVGAGDAFVAGLMNVLNLEEQNYVEAVEYGLASGVLKHTINGDVLIANDSDIKDLCNGSVGMKR, encoded by the coding sequence ATGAAAAAGTTTGTAACCTTAGGGGAGATTATGCAACGTTTAACCCCTCCAAACCATGATAAATTAGAACAATGCACTTCATTGAATGTGACTTATGGTGGAAGTGAAGCAAATATTGCGATTGCTTTAGCGAATTTTGGACATGATGTAAGGTTCGCTACAAAGCTTCCAAATAATCCATTAGGAGTGGCAGCATACCGCTCGCTTCGTCAGTATGGAATTGATTTATCACCTACGATTATGGGTGGTGATATTTTAGGAACCTATTATGTTGAAGTTGGGCACTCCATTCGTTCTTCAAATGTCGTGTACAATCGTAAACACTCAGCGATTGCGAATATCAAATATGATGAATTAAGTCTCACTGACATTTTAAAGGATCGCACACACTTACACGTCAGTGGAATTACACTTGCACTTGGGGAAGACCTTAAAAATTTCACTATTGATTTAGTAAAGAAAGCATTTGATTTAGGACTGATCATTAGTTTTGATTTTAATTACCGTGCTAAACTATGGACAGTTGAAGAAGCTGCTCAAGCGATTCGTCAAGTGTTGCCATATGTTCATATCGTGTTTGCAAGTTTATACGATATTGAAACCATTGGTGGATATACAACCGGTGAAGAATATGCGACGGTTGAAGCGCACCGCCAAGGTGTTTTCACACACTTTATGAATCATTCAAACTGTAAATGTATTTTTGGAACCATGCGTGAGCAGCATTCAACTCATCAAAATAGTTTAAGTGCGTATTGTTACACAGCTGAGGGGCTTGTACACTATACGAAAAAATATACCTTTGAAATTGTGGATCGTGTTGGAGCAGGAGATGCTTTCGTTGCAGGGTTAATGAATGTTTTAAATTTAGAAGAGCAAAACTATGTTGAAGCGGTTGAGTATGGATTAGCAAGTGGTGTTTTAAAACATACGATTAATGGTGATGTTTTAATTGCCAATGACAGTGATATTAAAGATCTGTGTAATGGATCAGTTGGAATGAAACGATAA
- a CDS encoding bifunctional 4-hydroxy-2-oxoglutarate aldolase/2-dehydro-3-deoxy-phosphogluconate aldolase → MKKFEVIKSLTDTGVVAVVRAENAQQGIEISKACLAGGINAIELTFTVPNADEVIKTLVKEFGDEMLIGAGTVLDSETARIAILAGSKYIVSPGFDLETAKLCNRYQVPYMAGCMTITEIITAMEAGVDIVKVFPGSAYGPDFVKAVKGPLPQANIMPTGGVSLDNVDRWIKNGCVAVGVGSDLTAPAKHGDYAGVTELAKQFVQKVAEARR, encoded by the coding sequence ATGAAAAAATTCGAAGTAATCAAATCCTTAACAGATACAGGGGTAGTTGCCGTGGTTCGTGCAGAAAATGCACAACAAGGAATTGAAATTTCAAAAGCATGTTTAGCAGGTGGAATTAATGCCATCGAATTAACTTTCACAGTTCCAAATGCAGATGAAGTCATTAAAACATTAGTTAAAGAATTTGGAGATGAGATGTTAATCGGAGCGGGGACGGTTCTAGATAGTGAAACAGCTCGTATTGCAATTTTAGCAGGATCAAAATATATCGTATCTCCAGGGTTCGATTTAGAAACAGCTAAATTATGTAACAGATATCAAGTTCCTTACATGGCTGGATGTATGACAATTACTGAAATCATTACAGCTATGGAAGCTGGAGTAGATATTGTTAAAGTATTCCCAGGAAGTGCTTATGGACCAGACTTTGTTAAAGCAGTTAAAGGACCACTTCCACAAGCAAACATTATGCCAACAGGTGGAGTGAGCTTAGATAATGTTGATCGTTGGATTAAAAATGGTTGTGTAGCAGTTGGAGTAGGTAGCGACTTAACAGCACCAGCTAAACATGGTGATTATGCAGGTGTAACAGAGCTTGCTAAACAATTCGTTCAAAAAGTAGCTGAAGCTCGTCGATAA
- the kduI gene encoding 5-dehydro-4-deoxy-D-glucuronate isomerase, with translation MKLETRYSNHPNDVKHYTTEELREHFLIEKVFVADEVQLTYSHNDRIIAGGIMPVEQQLTLVAGKDMGVDSFFERREGGIINIGGSGRIVIDGEVFELNYQDGLYIGLGVKEITFESINQEQPAKFYFNSAPAHHHYPHTLITLEKANKVHLGSDAESNKRTINQYVHPAVCQSCQLVMGMTILAPNNMWNTMPCHTHERRMEVYFYFDLDENSNVFHFMGQPQETRHLVVRNEQAVISPSWSIHSGVGTSRYTFIWGMCGENITFDDMDHVAMKDLK, from the coding sequence ATGAAATTAGAAACTCGTTATTCAAATCATCCAAATGATGTAAAACATTATACAACAGAAGAATTACGTGAACATTTCTTAATTGAAAAGGTATTCGTTGCGGATGAAGTCCAGTTAACTTATTCTCACAACGATCGTATCATTGCTGGTGGGATCATGCCTGTTGAGCAGCAATTAACACTAGTAGCTGGAAAAGACATGGGAGTTGATTCATTCTTTGAACGTCGTGAAGGTGGAATTATCAACATTGGGGGATCTGGACGTATTGTCATCGATGGCGAAGTATTTGAATTAAATTATCAAGATGGACTATATATTGGGCTAGGGGTTAAAGAGATTACATTTGAGTCAATTAATCAAGAGCAACCCGCTAAGTTTTATTTTAATAGTGCACCGGCTCACCATCATTATCCTCATACTTTAATTACATTAGAAAAGGCGAATAAAGTACACTTAGGATCAGATGCTGAATCAAATAAACGTACGATTAATCAATATGTTCACCCAGCTGTTTGTCAATCTTGTCAGTTAGTAATGGGAATGACCATTTTAGCGCCAAATAATATGTGGAATACGATGCCATGTCATACGCATGAGCGTCGTATGGAAGTTTATTTTTACTTTGATTTAGATGAAAACAGCAATGTGTTCCATTTTATGGGACAGCCACAAGAAACACGTCACTTAGTCGTACGTAATGAACAAGCGGTTATTTCACCAAGTTGGTCAATTCACTCTGGCGTTGGAACAAGCCGTTATACATTCATCTGGGGAATGTGTGGAGAAAATATCACATTTGATGACATGGATCATGTTGCTATGAAAGATTTAAAATAA
- a CDS encoding IclR family transcriptional regulator, with protein MKINRTAKRTIEILELIASSSEELTLNDIATRLEMPKTSAFDILETLVELNMLYIKEHRLKTYAIGVKAYAIGIAYSKTSLLLNSANPILRQLSLQTGHTAFIAKENNGKLIFTLKHEPTKRIIATPEIGDETYLHSTAIGKAILAFSPHHEELIRKLQLLPLTEHTITSKVALKSELQQVKVKGYAISCREHEEHTMAIAAPIFDYNGVVSSSIGIVSLYKEGYDVEQDAQLVKEAAYKISRLLGYQG; from the coding sequence ATGAAAATAAATCGAACAGCTAAACGAACCATTGAAATACTTGAATTAATTGCGTCATCCTCTGAAGAGTTGACATTAAATGATATAGCAACACGCCTTGAAATGCCAAAAACAAGTGCCTTTGATATTTTAGAAACATTAGTTGAGTTAAACATGCTATATATTAAAGAACATCGTTTAAAAACTTATGCCATTGGTGTCAAAGCATACGCCATTGGAATTGCTTATTCGAAGACTTCATTACTTTTAAACTCAGCGAATCCAATCTTAAGACAATTAAGCTTACAGACAGGACATACCGCTTTTATTGCAAAAGAGAATAATGGTAAATTAATATTTACGCTGAAACATGAGCCAACTAAGCGAATCATTGCAACGCCAGAGATTGGGGATGAAACTTATTTACATTCAACGGCCATTGGAAAAGCAATTTTAGCGTTTTCACCTCATCATGAGGAATTAATCAGGAAATTACAATTACTACCTTTAACTGAGCATACCATTACATCTAAGGTTGCTTTAAAAAGTGAACTTCAGCAAGTTAAAGTTAAAGGGTATGCAATTTCATGCCGTGAACATGAGGAGCATACGATGGCGATTGCTGCACCAATCTTTGATTATAATGGCGTGGTGTCATCTTCAATCGGAATCGTTAGCCTGTATAAAGAGGGTTACGATGTTGAACAAGATGCACAACTTGTAAAAGAAGCTGCTTATAAAATATCAAGGCTACTTGGCTATCAGGGATAA
- a CDS encoding sugar phosphate isomerase/epimerase family protein, whose protein sequence is MKLGIRAHDIGTLPPKDLVDSLVEKGFHSIQLVLNKAIEYQTQMPKILDEELVEELSLFLNESHVEVAMLGAYFNPIHSDKEKVKDSVENFKNHLRKAHCFNTTLVGTETGSYNDDQWTFHESNGSEEAFLEVKRVFSQLLEVAKESNTYLAIEPAYQHVISTPRRLKRLIDELNHPNTVVTFDLFNLLSNENYKNQHRLIDEMVELFHDKIRIVHAKDFMVENQQIRQVAPGKGLLDYKYLLSKLEELDQEPTIIFEGVVGEDISYSQQYLLELLQS, encoded by the coding sequence ATGAAATTAGGAATTCGAGCTCATGATATTGGAACATTACCACCTAAGGATTTAGTTGATTCATTGGTAGAGAAAGGGTTTCATTCTATTCAGCTAGTTTTAAATAAGGCGATTGAATATCAAACGCAAATGCCTAAGATTTTAGATGAAGAGTTAGTTGAGGAGTTAAGTCTCTTTTTAAATGAGAGTCATGTCGAAGTTGCCATGCTTGGAGCCTATTTTAATCCCATTCATAGTGACAAGGAAAAAGTAAAAGATTCCGTTGAAAACTTTAAAAATCATTTAAGAAAAGCTCATTGTTTTAACACGACGTTAGTTGGAACGGAAACGGGATCTTATAATGATGATCAGTGGACATTCCATGAATCAAATGGTAGTGAAGAAGCTTTTTTAGAAGTGAAACGTGTTTTTTCACAACTTTTAGAGGTTGCAAAAGAATCTAATACTTATCTTGCCATTGAACCGGCGTATCAACATGTGATTTCAACTCCACGTCGTTTAAAACGTTTAATTGATGAATTGAATCATCCAAATACCGTGGTAACGTTTGACTTATTCAATTTATTGTCGAATGAGAATTATAAAAATCAACATCGATTAATTGATGAAATGGTTGAATTATTTCATGATAAGATTCGAATTGTTCATGCCAAAGATTTTATGGTCGAAAATCAACAAATAAGACAGGTAGCACCAGGAAAAGGATTACTCGATTATAAATATCTTCTTTCAAAATTAGAAGAATTAGATCAAGAACCAACGATTATTTTTGAAGGAGTCGTGGGTGAAGATATTTCTTATAGTCAACAGTATTTATTGGAGCTCCTTCAGTCTTAA
- a CDS encoding UxaA family hydrolase, protein MRPFIKLHEDDNVVVALVNLQPGDELTIDEHSIVVKEEIKKGHKLAIKKIEENQDVVKYGFAIGHATQFIEVGTHVHTQNVKTNLNDCLSYEYQPKSKRADKLLMDREIRVYHRKNWDIGIRNELWIIPTVGCVNKTAEIIKDRFLKEVDNLTIDGVFSYAHPFGCSQMGDDHETTRKILQNIAKHPNAGGVLVLGLGCENNQVSTFKETMGEYDEERVRFLVAQDVEDEIEAGVKILHELYEVMKQDYRATSLLRNLRVGLKCGGSDGFSGITANPLLGYFSDYLVKSGGTTVLTEVPEMFGAETILMNRAKDEATFDKIVHLINDFKGYYERNHQVCYENPSPGNKAGGITTLEDKSLGCTQKAGTSEVVDVLRYTDRLEHNGLNLLQGPGNDLVAVTALGSAGCHLALFTTGRGTPFGGFIPTVKVATNSDLANKKKHWIDFDAGAMLTASTTEEVVEDFINYICDVCSGKWTNNEFNGHREIDIWKSGVTL, encoded by the coding sequence ATGAGACCGTTTATTAAATTACATGAAGATGATAATGTAGTCGTTGCCTTGGTTAATTTACAACCAGGTGACGAACTAACGATTGATGAGCACTCAATCGTTGTAAAAGAAGAAATCAAAAAAGGACATAAATTAGCCATCAAAAAGATTGAAGAAAATCAAGATGTTGTCAAATACGGTTTTGCGATTGGACATGCAACCCAATTCATTGAAGTGGGAACTCATGTTCATACTCAGAATGTGAAAACGAATTTAAATGATTGTTTATCTTATGAGTACCAGCCTAAATCAAAACGTGCTGATAAATTGTTAATGGATCGTGAAATTCGCGTTTATCATCGTAAAAATTGGGATATTGGAATTCGTAATGAATTATGGATTATTCCAACTGTTGGATGCGTTAATAAGACAGCTGAAATTATCAAAGATCGTTTCTTAAAAGAAGTTGATAATCTAACGATTGATGGTGTATTCTCATATGCCCATCCATTTGGATGTTCTCAGATGGGGGATGACCATGAGACAACTCGTAAAATCTTACAAAATATTGCTAAACATCCGAATGCAGGTGGAGTTTTAGTACTTGGACTTGGATGTGAAAATAATCAAGTTTCAACATTTAAAGAAACAATGGGTGAGTATGATGAAGAACGAGTACGCTTCTTAGTTGCTCAAGATGTTGAAGATGAGATTGAAGCAGGTGTCAAAATTCTTCATGAGTTATATGAGGTCATGAAACAAGATTATCGTGCGACTTCTTTACTTCGTAACTTACGTGTTGGGTTAAAATGTGGAGGAAGTGATGGATTCTCAGGAATTACGGCAAATCCTTTACTTGGATATTTCTCTGATTATTTAGTAAAAAGTGGGGGAACAACTGTTTTAACGGAGGTTCCAGAAATGTTTGGAGCTGAAACGATTTTAATGAATCGTGCTAAAGATGAGGCAACGTTTGATAAAATTGTCCATTTAATCAATGATTTTAAAGGGTATTATGAACGAAACCATCAAGTGTGTTATGAAAATCCAAGTCCTGGAAATAAGGCGGGTGGAATTACCACACTTGAAGATAAATCATTAGGATGCACCCAAAAAGCAGGAACATCTGAAGTGGTCGATGTTTTGAGATATACGGATCGTTTAGAACATAATGGCTTAAATTTACTTCAAGGGCCAGGAAATGACTTAGTGGCAGTGACAGCTCTTGGAAGTGCCGGATGTCATTTAGCCTTATTTACGACTGGGCGTGGAACCCCATTCGGTGGATTTATTCCAACGGTAAAAGTAGCGACTAATTCTGACTTAGCCAATAAGAAAAAACATTGGATTGACTTTGATGCGGGTGCTATGTTAACCGCATCAACGACAGAAGAGGTCGTTGAAGATTTTATTAATTATATTTGCGATGTATGTAGTGGAAAATGGACAAATAATGAATTTAATGGACACCGTGAAATTGATATTTGGAAATCAGGTGTAACATTATAA
- a CDS encoding tagaturonate reductase, which produces MKALNNEILPNRKERPIKIVQFGEGNFLRAFVDWMIQELNDAGVYNGNIAVVQPQPFGRVKELAEQNGLYTVIQEGVQNNEFVSKSQIIDSISEFIDPYMNFEAYLQLAEVETLELMISNTTEAGIVLDESDSIEATPPKTFPGKVLAFLLHRYRHFNGDLTKGLYIVPCELIDNNGDELHRCVKRLAEVHHLEEGFMTWLDEANTFTNTLVDRIVPGYPAKRIEEFTNQFGYLDKNMVLGEVFHLWVIEDRNGISSVLKGAEANLNILFVKDIKPYKIRKVRILNGLHTLMVPVSYLYGIDTVGETMNDDLMLTFLNHTVEDEMIPATERYLTADELRQFAKEVYDRFNNPRVRHELMSIALNSTSKFKSRLLPTALDYVERFGKFPTHIEFSLASLLVFFRGKRGTEVIALQDEADFLEFYRNVWNRYEAGTATVRDVVTEFLGMEDHWEMNLNEIPNLTDELTAIVEDILSDGMETALKKVC; this is translated from the coding sequence ATGAAAGCATTAAATAATGAAATTTTACCAAATAGAAAAGAAAGACCGATAAAAATTGTTCAATTTGGAGAAGGAAACTTCTTAAGAGCATTCGTCGATTGGATGATTCAAGAATTAAATGACGCTGGAGTATATAATGGAAATATTGCCGTTGTCCAACCACAACCTTTTGGACGTGTGAAAGAATTAGCGGAACAAAATGGATTATATACGGTGATTCAAGAAGGGGTTCAAAATAATGAATTCGTTTCAAAATCACAAATTATTGATAGTATTAGTGAATTTATTGATCCATATATGAATTTTGAAGCTTATTTACAATTAGCTGAAGTTGAAACCTTAGAATTAATGATTTCAAACACAACTGAAGCCGGAATTGTGTTAGATGAATCAGATTCGATTGAAGCAACACCACCTAAAACATTCCCTGGTAAAGTGTTAGCCTTCTTACTTCATCGCTATCGTCATTTCAATGGAGATCTGACAAAAGGATTATACATTGTTCCATGCGAATTAATTGATAATAATGGAGACGAGTTACATCGTTGTGTGAAACGTTTAGCAGAAGTTCATCACCTTGAAGAAGGATTTATGACATGGTTAGACGAAGCGAATACCTTCACCAATACATTAGTTGATCGTATTGTTCCGGGATATCCTGCTAAACGTATTGAAGAATTTACAAACCAATTTGGTTATTTAGATAAAAATATGGTACTAGGTGAAGTCTTCCATTTATGGGTGATTGAGGATCGAAATGGTATTTCTTCTGTTTTAAAAGGAGCAGAAGCCAACTTAAATATCTTATTTGTGAAAGATATTAAACCTTACAAAATCCGCAAAGTCCGTATTTTAAATGGACTGCATACGTTAATGGTTCCTGTTTCTTACTTATATGGGATTGATACAGTTGGAGAAACAATGAACGATGACTTAATGTTAACTTTCTTAAATCATACGGTAGAAGATGAGATGATTCCGGCAACGGAACGCTATTTAACTGCTGATGAGTTACGTCAGTTTGCCAAAGAAGTTTATGACCGATTTAATAATCCTCGTGTCCGCCACGAATTAATGTCAATTGCTTTAAATTCAACTTCAAAATTCAAAAGTCGTTTATTACCCACAGCATTGGATTATGTTGAACGCTTTGGGAAATTCCCAACACACATTGAATTCTCATTGGCAAGTTTATTAGTGTTCTTCCGTGGAAAACGAGGGACTGAGGTCATTGCGCTTCAAGATGAGGCAGATTTCTTAGAATTCTATCGAAATGTTTGGAATCGTTATGAAGCAGGAACTGCAACGGTTCGTGATGTCGTGACTGAATTTTTAGGAATGGAAGATCATTGGGAAATGAATTTAAATGAGATTCCAAACTTAACTGATGAATTAACAGCGATTGTTGAAGACATCTTAAGTGATGGAATGGAAACTGCATTAAAAAAAGTTTGTTAG